One region of Mycobacterium riyadhense genomic DNA includes:
- a CDS encoding cation diffusion facilitator family transporter, which translates to MTHTRALSHAHDHAHDHDHGHDHPTGVRGLLAEIFSPHSHDATDSVDDALSSSASGIRAVKLSLAALGVTAAFQVGIVAISGSVALAADTIHNFSDALTAVPLWIAFSLGTRAATKRYTYGFGRAEDLAGLFVVAMITLSAAIAGYEAVMRLIHPVAIGNLGWVAAAGAVGFVGNELVALYRIRVGRRIGSAALVADGLHARTDGFTSLAVVFGAAGVALGYPIADPIVGLLITVAILAVLRTAVRDVFRRLLDAVDPELVTRAETALAAQPGVRAVRSVRMRWIGHRLHADAELDVDPTLSLNDAHRIAHEAEHELTHAVPRLDTALIHAYPHG; encoded by the coding sequence ATGACGCATACCCGAGCCCTGTCCCACGCACACGACCACGCACACGACCATGACCATGGCCACGACCATCCGACCGGTGTTCGTGGTCTGCTCGCCGAGATCTTCTCGCCGCACAGTCATGATGCGACCGACAGCGTCGACGATGCGCTGTCGTCGAGCGCGTCTGGCATCCGCGCGGTGAAACTCAGCCTCGCCGCGCTTGGCGTCACTGCAGCATTTCAAGTCGGGATTGTCGCGATCTCAGGATCGGTAGCGTTAGCCGCGGACACCATTCACAACTTCTCCGATGCACTAACCGCGGTGCCGCTGTGGATCGCGTTCTCTCTCGGAACGCGTGCTGCCACAAAGCGATACACCTACGGTTTCGGTCGCGCAGAAGACCTCGCCGGATTGTTCGTCGTCGCGATGATCACCTTGTCAGCGGCCATCGCTGGCTACGAGGCTGTGATGCGCCTGATTCATCCGGTGGCGATTGGAAACCTCGGCTGGGTCGCAGCAGCGGGCGCGGTCGGATTTGTCGGTAACGAACTTGTCGCGCTGTATCGCATCCGGGTGGGGCGACGGATCGGTTCGGCAGCGCTCGTTGCCGACGGACTGCACGCCCGTACCGACGGGTTCACCTCGCTCGCGGTGGTTTTCGGCGCCGCGGGTGTCGCACTGGGGTATCCAATTGCCGACCCCATCGTCGGGCTGCTCATAACCGTGGCCATCTTGGCAGTGCTGCGCACCGCAGTGCGCGACGTGTTCCGGCGCCTACTGGACGCCGTCGACCCCGAACTCGTCACTCGCGCCGAGACGGCGTTGGCAGCGCAGCCGGGGGTGCGAGCCGTGCGTAGCGTCCGGATGCGCTGGATCGGACATCGGCTGCACGCTGATGCCGAACTCGATGTCGACCCGACTTTGAGCCTGAACGATGCACACCGGATCGCCCATGAAGCCGAGCACGAACTGACCCATGCTGTACCGAGACTCGACACCGCGCTCATCCACGCCTATCCGCACGGCTGA
- a CDS encoding acyl-[acyl-carrier-protein] thioesterase codes for MPLVGVPGFGYVYQTGWRVATSDIDERRRLRLDGVARYIQEVGAEHLADAGLAEVHPHWIVLRTVIDVIEPIVLPSDITFRRWCAALSTRWCSMRVQLEGSDGGRIETEGFWICVNKDTLTPSRLVDDCIARFGSTTDNHRLKWRPWLTAPVQDGTEAPFPLRRTDIDPFEHVNNTIYWHGVHEILGQVPEFERAPYRAVLEYRRPIKLGEPVTIRSEHRDGSVRMHFTVGDDVRAAALLRTI; via the coding sequence ATGCCGCTTGTCGGCGTGCCCGGCTTCGGGTACGTCTACCAAACCGGTTGGCGGGTAGCCACATCGGACATCGACGAGCGCCGAAGACTACGCCTCGACGGGGTTGCGCGTTATATCCAAGAGGTCGGCGCCGAACATCTTGCTGATGCCGGACTGGCAGAAGTCCACCCCCACTGGATCGTCCTGCGCACGGTGATCGACGTCATCGAGCCGATCGTGCTGCCGAGCGACATCACCTTCCGCCGTTGGTGCGCCGCGCTGTCCACCAGATGGTGCTCCATGCGCGTCCAACTCGAGGGTTCTGACGGCGGCCGAATCGAAACCGAGGGATTCTGGATCTGCGTCAACAAGGACACCCTGACTCCGTCACGCCTTGTCGACGATTGCATCGCACGTTTCGGCAGTACCACCGACAACCACCGGCTCAAGTGGCGCCCTTGGCTCACCGCGCCGGTGCAAGATGGTACCGAGGCACCATTTCCCTTGCGCCGCACCGATATTGATCCCTTTGAGCATGTCAACAACACCATCTACTGGCACGGTGTGCACGAAATACTGGGACAAGTACCCGAATTCGAACGAGCCCCGTATCGCGCGGTGCTCGAATACCGCAGGCCAATTAAGTTGGGTGAACCCGTGACAATCCGTTCCGAACATCGCGACGGCAGCGTGCGCATGCACTTCACCGTCGGTGATGACGTGCGCGCGGCAGCTCTACTGCGCACGATCTAG